A single Lactuca sativa cultivar Salinas chromosome 8, Lsat_Salinas_v11, whole genome shotgun sequence DNA region contains:
- the LOC111878134 gene encoding uncharacterized protein LOC111878134 yields MGKQGGRDVLVTGGFDTWSKNKSLKDHEGKVDSHHNKAKQKYENLVKKKFLLKNVLPFRGHDESDKSISKGLFIEELSFLWDHNERIYNVTLENAPKNEKLTSPKIQKEIFQCFSKEIIKSICEDIGNDVFTILVDESSDVSKKQQMAMVLRDVNSLGLVKERFVVIVHVTDTTSLTLKEAIDSVFTNNNLSISQARGHGYDGASSIEVHLMQLDLVVNVVCASCKRKDIIRDSYKERVQKEIGNGEIETGRGLNQETSLVRAGDTR; encoded by the exons ATGGGGAAACAAGGGGGAAGAGATGTACTTGTGACAGGAGGTTTTGACACTTGGAGTAAAAATAAATCATTGAAAGATCATGAGGGTAAAGTTGATAGTCATCACAACAaagcaaaacaaaaatatgaaaatCTAGTAAAGAAAAA ATTTTTATTGAAGAATGTGTTACCATTTCGTGGTCATGACGAGTCGGATAAATCAATTTCTAAAGGCCTTTTCATTGAAGAATTATCATTCCTTTGGGACCATAATGAAAGAATTTATAATGTTACTTTAGAAAATGCTCCAAAAAATGAAAAGTTGACGTCTCCAAAGATTCAAAAAGAGATTTTTCAATGCTTTTCAAAAGAGATAATAAAATCCATATGTGAAGACATTGGTAATGATGTGTTTACCATATTAGTAGACGAGTCTAGTGATGTATCCAAAAAGCAACAAATGGCTATGGTTTTGCGAGATGTTAATAGCCTTGGATTAGTGAAAGAAAGATTTGTTGTAATTGTTCACGTGACGGATACAACTTCTTTAACTCTAAAAGAAGCCATTGATTCGGTATTTACCAACAATAACTTGAGTATATCTCAG GCAAGAGGGCATGGATATGATGGAGCAAGTAGTATCGAGGTGCATTTAATG CAATTAGATTTGGTGGTTAATGTGGTGTGTGCTTCTTGTAAAAGAAAAGATATCATACGAGATAGTTACAAGGAAAGGGTTCAAAAAGAAATTGGTAATGGTGAAATTGAGACCGGAAGAGGGTTAAATCAGGAGACTTCTCTTGTTCGAGCCGGGGATACAAGATAG